In one window of Photorhabdus laumondii subsp. laumondii DNA:
- the dnaE gene encoding DNA polymerase III subunit alpha, translating into MAEPRFVHLRVHSDYSMIDGLAKTSPLVKKVAQLGMPAFAITDFTNLCGLVRFYGSAHGAGIKPIIGADFYVESELLGDEHASLTILARNNTGYHNLTLLISEAYQKGYGAIGPTIKQEWLINHKEGLILLSGGRMGDVGKFLLRGNQAMVDQCLEFYQEHFPGCYYLELIRTGRADEESYLHAAVALATEKSLPVVATNDVCFIDGEDFDAHEIRVAIHDGYTLADPKRPKNYSPQQYLRSEQEMCELFADIPEALENSVEIAKRCNVTIRLGEYFLPQFPTGEMSTEDYLINRSQQGLEERLAFLYPDPKVRAEKRPEYDERLDIELRVINQMGFPGYFLIVMEFIQWSKDNGVPVGPGRGSGAGSLVAYALKITDLDPLEFDLLFERFLNPERVSMPDFDVDFCMEKRDLVIDHVADMYGRNAVSQIITFGTMAAKAVIRDVGRVLGHPYGFVDRISKLIPLDPGMTLEKAFAAEPQLPEIYEADEEVKALIDMARKLEGVTRNAGKHAGGVVIAPTKITDFSPLYCDPEGLNPVTQFDKNDVEYAGLVKFDFLGLRTLTIINWALEMINARRTKKGLEPIDIAAIPLNDAKSFDMLQRAETTAVFQLESRGMKDLIKRLRPDCFEDMIALVALFRPGPLQSGMVDNFIDRKHGREELSYPDIQWQHESLQPVLEPTYGIILYQEQVMQIAQVLAGYTLGGADMLRRAMGKKKPEEMAKQRSVFEDGAKKLGINGELAMKIFDLVEKFAGYGFNKSHSAAYALVSYQTLWLKAHYPAEFMAAVMTADMDNTEKVVGLIDECWRMGLKILPPDINSGLYHFHVNDDGEIVYGIGAIKGVGEGPIEAIIEARQKDGYFRELFDLCARVDTKKLNRRVMEKLIMSGAFDRLGPHRAALMSSLEDALKAADQHAKAEATGQTDMFGVLAEAPEEVERSYANISQWPEQIVLDGERETLGLYLTGHPITRYLKEIERYTSGLRLKDVNPTPRGQVTTVIGLVLASKVIITKRGNRIGICTLDDRSGRLEVMLFSDALEKYRHLLEQDRILIATGQVSFDDFNGGLKMTARELMDISEAREKYARGLAISLSDRQIDDQLLSRLRSALEPHRSGTIPVHLYYQREDARARLRFGATWRVTPTDNLLTDLRTLLGNEQVELEFD; encoded by the coding sequence ATGGCCGAACCCCGTTTTGTGCACTTACGTGTTCACAGCGACTATTCAATGATTGATGGCTTAGCCAAAACCAGCCCTTTAGTGAAAAAGGTTGCGCAATTAGGTATGCCGGCTTTTGCGATCACTGATTTTACTAATTTGTGTGGGCTGGTGAGATTTTACGGCAGTGCTCATGGAGCAGGAATAAAACCGATTATTGGTGCTGATTTTTATGTAGAAAGTGAACTGCTTGGTGATGAGCACGCTAGCTTGACCATTCTTGCGCGCAATAATACGGGTTACCATAACCTGACATTGCTGATATCAGAGGCTTATCAGAAGGGATATGGTGCGATTGGTCCGACAATTAAACAGGAATGGCTGATAAACCATAAAGAAGGGCTAATTCTGCTCTCCGGTGGTCGTATGGGGGATGTGGGTAAGTTCTTGTTGCGTGGTAATCAGGCTATGGTGGACCAATGCCTTGAGTTTTATCAGGAACATTTTCCCGGCTGTTATTATTTGGAGCTGATCCGTACTGGCCGTGCAGATGAAGAAAGTTATCTTCATGCGGCGGTGGCATTGGCAACGGAAAAAAGCCTGCCTGTTGTTGCAACTAATGACGTTTGTTTCATTGATGGCGAAGATTTCGATGCTCATGAGATTCGCGTAGCGATTCATGATGGCTATACCTTGGCTGATCCTAAACGTCCGAAAAATTACAGCCCTCAGCAATATCTGCGTAGTGAGCAGGAAATGTGTGAGCTATTCGCTGATATTCCTGAAGCGCTGGAAAACAGTGTAGAAATTGCTAAGCGCTGTAATGTCACTATTCGCCTTGGTGAATATTTCCTGCCGCAATTCCCTACGGGAGAAATGAGTACCGAAGATTATCTGATAAATAGATCTCAACAAGGGTTGGAAGAACGTTTAGCATTTCTCTACCCGGATCCTAAAGTACGCGCAGAAAAACGTCCTGAATATGATGAGAGACTCGATATTGAACTTCGGGTTATCAACCAAATGGGATTCCCGGGCTACTTCCTGATCGTGATGGAATTCATTCAGTGGTCGAAAGACAACGGTGTTCCTGTTGGTCCGGGACGTGGTTCGGGAGCAGGTTCTCTGGTGGCTTATGCCCTAAAAATAACCGATCTCGATCCTTTGGAATTTGATCTGCTCTTTGAACGATTCCTTAACCCTGAACGTGTTTCCATGCCCGATTTTGACGTCGATTTTTGTATGGAAAAACGCGATCTAGTGATTGATCATGTGGCTGATATGTATGGTCGTAATGCCGTATCTCAGATCATTACATTCGGTACAATGGCAGCGAAAGCAGTAATTCGGGATGTTGGCCGCGTGCTAGGGCATCCATACGGATTTGTTGATAGGATTTCCAAATTGATACCGCTTGATCCCGGTATGACGTTGGAGAAAGCATTTGCCGCTGAGCCACAACTTCCTGAAATCTATGAAGCGGATGAGGAAGTTAAAGCACTGATAGATATGGCGCGTAAATTGGAAGGTGTCACTCGTAATGCAGGGAAACATGCGGGTGGGGTGGTTATCGCCCCAACGAAGATCACCGATTTTTCGCCTCTCTATTGTGACCCGGAAGGTTTGAACCCGGTTACTCAGTTTGATAAAAATGATGTGGAATATGCAGGGTTGGTGAAATTTGACTTCCTCGGGCTGAGAACACTGACCATTATCAACTGGGCATTGGAGATGATCAACGCGCGTAGAACGAAGAAAGGTCTAGAGCCGATTGATATTGCAGCGATTCCGCTGAACGATGCTAAAAGCTTTGATATGTTGCAACGCGCTGAAACAACAGCAGTATTTCAGCTGGAATCCCGTGGTATGAAGGATCTGATTAAACGTCTGCGTCCCGATTGCTTCGAAGATATGATCGCGCTTGTCGCTTTATTCCGTCCAGGTCCCTTGCAGTCAGGCATGGTGGATAACTTCATTGACCGCAAACATGGCCGGGAAGAGCTCTCATACCCAGATATACAGTGGCAGCACGAATCTCTACAGCCTGTGTTGGAGCCAACTTACGGCATCATCCTTTATCAAGAACAAGTGATGCAGATTGCTCAGGTGCTGGCGGGATATACTCTCGGTGGTGCAGATATGCTCCGACGGGCGATGGGTAAGAAAAAGCCGGAGGAGATGGCTAAGCAGCGTTCTGTTTTTGAAGACGGTGCAAAGAAACTGGGTATTAATGGCGAACTGGCAATGAAAATCTTTGACCTGGTAGAGAAGTTTGCCGGTTATGGATTTAATAAATCTCACTCTGCTGCGTATGCCTTGGTTTCTTATCAGACTTTATGGCTGAAAGCGCATTACCCGGCTGAATTCATGGCTGCGGTAATGACTGCGGATATGGATAATACAGAAAAAGTCGTTGGGTTGATTGATGAATGCTGGCGCATGGGGCTGAAAATCTTACCACCTGATATTAATAGTGGTTTGTATCATTTCCACGTTAATGATGATGGGGAGATCGTATATGGAATCGGCGCAATTAAAGGGGTAGGTGAAGGGCCGATTGAAGCGATCATCGAAGCTCGTCAGAAAGATGGTTATTTTAGAGAACTGTTTGATTTATGTGCCCGTGTTGACACCAAGAAGTTAAATCGCCGAGTGATGGAAAAACTGATCATGTCAGGGGCATTTGACCGTTTAGGGCCGCACCGTGCAGCACTGATGTCTTCGTTGGAAGATGCGCTAAAAGCGGCAGATCAACATGCTAAAGCAGAAGCTACTGGTCAGACTGATATGTTTGGTGTATTAGCTGAAGCGCCAGAAGAAGTGGAACGCTCTTATGCCAATATTTCTCAATGGCCGGAACAGATTGTTCTTGATGGTGAACGGGAAACGCTAGGTCTCTATTTAACTGGGCATCCTATCACCCGTTATTTAAAAGAAATTGAGCGTTATACTAGTGGATTGCGGTTAAAAGATGTGAATCCAACCCCACGCGGTCAAGTAACAACTGTGATAGGTTTGGTGCTGGCATCCAAAGTGATTATAACCAAACGAGGTAACCGGATTGGTATTTGTACTTTAGATGATCGTTCAGGACGTCTAGAAGTTATGTTATTTTCCGATGCCTTGGAGAAATATCGGCATTTGCTAGAACAAGACCGGATATTAATCGCTACAGGTCAGGTCAGCTTTGATGATTTCAATGGCGGTCTTAAAATGACAGCCCGTGAATTAATGGATATTAGTGAAGCGCGTGAAAAATATGCGCGTGGGCTTGCTATCTCGCTGTCAGACAGGCAAATTGATGATCAATTGTTGAGCCGTCTTCGTAGTGCATTGGAACCACATCGTTCGGGAACGATACCGGTTCATCTTTATTACCAGAGGGAAGACGCCCGCGCCCGTTTAAGATTTGGCGCGACGTGGAGGGTAACGCCAACGGATAACCTTCTGACAGATTTGCGAACTCTGCTGGGTAATGAGCAGGTAGAATTAGAATTTGACTAA